GAAGGTCTCGCCGTCCTCCGGCAGCGTCAATTTCTCACCCAGGACCTCGGCGGTGGTCACGAGCTGCACGGGCAGATCACCGAGCAGCGCGCGCAGCTCGGCCGCCTTGTTCTCGTTCGAGGTCGCCAGGACGATGGTCACCACGGGCAACATGAGGTGCTTCGAGGATTAGCGCTCCTCGACCCGAAACTCCACCTGCACCTGTCGAAGCAGCGTGGCGGCCTGCAAAGGCCACTGCCCGGAGTCCTCGTCATGCCTCACTCGCCGGCGGCGGCGGGGAGGCCTCGTCGCGCGGCGGCAGATGAAGCCAGAACCGCGTGCCACCCTCGCGGCGCGCCTCACACGCGATGCTGCCGCCGTGGGCCTCGATGATCTGCCGCGTGATCGCCAGGCCAAGCCCCGTCCCGTGGCCCTTGGTTGTAAAGAACGGCTCGAACAAATGCGTGCGCGTGGCCTCGTCCATACCGCTGCCCTCGTCATCCACCGTCACGTCGAGCCCACCACCCGACGCGCGCCTGACCCTCAGCGTGACCTCTCCGCCGTTGGGCATGGCTTCACGCGCGTTGCGCAGCAGGTTGAACAGCGCTTGTTTGATCTGCGCCTCATCCACGCGCACCGCCGGCAGCGCTTCTTCGATGTCGATGTTCAGCTCGACGCCGTGGCGGCGGAGATCGCCGCTCATGAACACACAGGCTTCGTTCACGAGCTCGTCGATTTGCTCCTCTTCCAGGCGCAACGGCTGTCGCCGGGCCACGGAGAGGTACTGTTCCGTGAGCTGTGTGAGTCGCTCGACCTCGTTCTTGATCGCCCGCAGCAGCGTCACGGCCTCCTTTGTGTCCTCGCGCTCACCCAGATCTTCCTCGAGCAGCTCGACGTTGAGGGCGATGCTCGAGAGCGGGTTGCGCACCTCGTGGGTGACGTGGGCCGCCATCTTGCCGATGGTGGCCAGGCGCTCCGAGCTGAGCAGTTGTTCGTTCGCCCGAGCGATGGCCGCGACCATGCCCTCGAAGGTCGTGGCAAGCTCTCCTATCTCGTCCTTCGAGGGCACCACCGGGTGCGGGCGCAGGTCACCGCGCGCCACGGATTTCGCGCGATCGGTGACCGCGGCCAGGGGTTTCAAGACCCGCCGCGCATAAAACGCCATCAACACGCCCACCAGAAGCGTGAACCCCGAGAGCGCCAGGAGCAGGCGGATTGCCAGTCGCTCCCGCGTGCGCGCGGCGTCGAGCAACGAGTCGACGTTCTGCGCCACACGCTGCTCGAGCTGACTCATGCGCTTCTTCCCCTGCGCACCCCGCGTGACCAGCTCGTCGCGCAGGTTGTCGGCCCGCTTTGCGTCTCCGCGATCGAGAGCATCGAACAGTCGTCCGAGCAGCTCGCGGTCTTGCGCCAAGAAGTCCTCGATGGCCGAGGCCTCTCGGGAGAGATCGACACCCACGGCTCGCACCGACTCGTCACCCGAGCTGGCAAACGCTCGCGAGATGGAAGCCCGGACCTCGCCGAAGGTCTTCGGCCGCCCGATGCGCAGCGACGTCTCGAACCAGACCCGCTTGTCGGTCGGGTTGCGAGCGGTGGTGATGTGGTTCAGCTGCGTGTTCCAGGTGTCCTGGTTGGCAACCAGATCTCGCAACGCGAGCGAGAGCGGCAAGTAACCTCGACGCATCAGGTCGGCCTCGGTGGCTGCGCTGCGCTGTGCAAACACTCCCCACCCCGCCGAGAGCGCAAAGGCGAAGGTCACGAGTGCGTACGACAGCAGCACCCGCGTCGCGACTGTGCGTCGCCCGGGACGCGGACTAAGACGAACCATCGGATGGCCGCGAGCTCTCTTCGAGGACGCTCATCAAATCGACGGCGTCGACCCCCTGATTGCGGAAACGCTTCAGGCCCGACGCACACGCCGTGACCACGAGCCCCCCGCCGAGCTCGCGGTGCTCCGACAAGCGGCGCTCGGTGATACGTGACGCAACCTCGGGCATGGTCTCGGGTAGAAGACCACCACCGCCAGAGCAGAGGGAATCTTCGCGGTTGCGCGCGAACTCGTCCGCCGAACGACCGAGTGCCCGAGCCAGGAGCTGACGCGGAGCATCGTAGATGCCGAGGCCTCGTCCGAGCTTGCACGGATCCTGATAACGCACCGGGGTGCGCGCCAGGCGTGGAACCTGGTTGAACGCACCCAGGCGCGCGCCAGCGAGCTCGACGAGGGTCTTCGGTCCGAGCTCCGACAGCGCGAGCGCGCAGGTTGGGTCGAGCACGACGAACCGCGGCGCGCCCGCCACCGAGGCCCGCAGGCGTTCGACGTTCGCTCGGTATCCGCCAGGATCTCCCGCCAAGAGCAGGGGCAGTCCGCAACAGCCGTCGACCAAGCGCACACCGCCGAACAGCCGTACTGCGACCGCGACGGCGGAGCGAGCCTCCGCGGGCAGCTCCCGTGTGTATTCACAACCCAGCAGCAGCGCCGTCTCGTTCGTCTCGTTGACTCCGGGCTCCTTCCGCAACGATTCGAGGGCAGCGGAGGTCTGCTTGCGGGTCTGCTCGAAGCCGGCCAGGACTGCTTCCGACGCGGCGGGCGCGAGCCCGAGCGCTCGATACTCGGCACGGGCGTGGCCCAGGGTATGCGCGACCTCGTTCTTGTGATCGCACTGCTCCCTGCACGAGAAACAACCGGTGCAAGCCCAGGCCGTCAGTGCCAGCTCCGCGTCTGGCTCGACGTCACCTCGCGCCGCGAACCACGCCAGGCTCATCTTGCCCCAGGGAGTGAGCGAGTCGCGCGGTTCTGCCTCCGACACGGGGCACGCCGCCCGACACAGCTTCGGGCAGTAGCCGCAGGTTTCGAGCGCCGCGCGGCGCTCGTCGAGCAAGGCAAGCGTGCGCTTCATTGGTTGGTCTTGGGCGTTTGACCGCGACCGGCGCCTCGAGATTTCGAGGCCTTCGCGGCTGGGGGAGCCGAATCCTTGCCGTCATCTTGAGGCAGACGCAGCTGAAACTCCGTGCCTTTGGCCGAGCTGTTCACGAGCACGCTGCCACCGTGCTCCTCGGCGATCTTCTTCACGATGGCCAGTCCCAGTCCTGTGCCCCCCGCCTTGCCGGCAGTGACGAAGGACTGAAACAAACGCCCCTCGATCTGCTTCGGGATGCCCGGCCCCGTGTCCCTGACGGCAACCACCAGGTCGCTGCCGTCCAGGCCGGCGCTGATGGTGAGGCGTCCCCCGTGCTCCGCCATCGCTTCGATGGCGTTGCGCGCCAGGTTGTGAATCGCACGCGCCACGCGATTCTCGTCGAAGCGGGCCACTACCTTGGTGTCGATCTCGAGCTCGAGCTCGACCGCGCGCCCGTCCACTTCGTGCCCGAGTTGCCGGGTCAGGTCGGCGAAGAACTTCTTCAAGAACACCCGCCGGATGAAGATCGTGCGCTCGCCCCGCGCGAACTCGAGCACCTCGCGCTGCATGGCGGTCAAGATGTCGAACTGTTTCAAGATCTCCTCGGCGTACTCGGCGCGCTGCTCCGTCTCGTCGGCCTCGGCCATCAGCTGGGTGTAACCGCTGATGACGGTCATCGGTGTCTTGAAGTCGTGGATGACCTGCGACAAGAGCTTGCCGATGGTCGTCAACCGCTCGCTCACCTCTCGAGCTCGGTTGGCCAGGAACAGTCGTACTGCCGTGGACACGTTCGCGCTCACGAGGCGCACCAGGTACAGATCTTCGTCGGTGAACGGCGGCGCCCCGGCCGCGCCGAACAGACCAATGGAGCCGAGCGCCGCGCCGTCGCCCTCCAAATGCAGGGCCAAAACCGGCTCCACTTCGAAGGAAATCCCCAGCGCGAGCTGCTTGTGCCAGCGTGGATCGTCCTTGGCAGAGACCAGGCGGATCGGCTGCTCTTGCTCCATGGCTGTCGAAAGCACACCTTCTCCCGCCTTCACACCGCGGCGCGACAACGGCTCGGCGGCGGTCGAGTCGAAGGCATACTCGACGAGATCACCGCTGTCCTCCTCCGCGAGCATGATGGCAGCGCCGCGAGCGCCGCACGCCGCGGCCAAGCGACTGAGGGCTCCGGTGATGAGCTCTTCGATGGACTGCGCGTTGGCGGTCGCACGCTCCAGATCGAACAGTAGCTCGAGGTCTCGGAGCTTGCGCTCGAGCTGGTCCTTGGTGTCGAGCAGTTGTTTGTTCTTTTGAATCAAGGACAGGAATAGTCGCGAGTTGTCGATGGCAACGGCCGCCTGGGTACTCAGTGCATTGAGCAGGGCCTCGTCCTCCAGCGTGAACTCGGCGCCGTCCTTCTTGTTCAGCACCTGGATGACACCAATGGTGCGGCCCAGGTGATTCTTGAGCGGCATGGCGAGCATCGTCGTCGTTCGGTACCCAGTGAGCTGGTCCCACTGCCGCTCGAACCGTGTGTCACCGTATGCGTCGTTGATCCGGAAGGGTTTGCCCGTCTGGGCCACCGTCCCCGCGATGCCGTGGCCGACCTTCAGTCGAATCGAGCGCACGTTCTGCCCGACCACAAACCGGCTGACCAGCTCGTTCTTGGTCTCGTCGAGCAAGTAGAGCGTCGCGCGGTCGGCCTCGACCAGCTCCGTCACGCGGTCCAGAATCAGCTCCAGGAGCTCATCGAGCTCGAGGGTGGTGCCGATGGCCACCCCGACCTCGCGCAGCGCGGCGCTGACCCGCTCCGCGCGAGAGAGCGCCGCCGCGAGCTCCGAAGGGCTCCTTTCGCCGGGCTTCGGGTCCGCCGCGAGCGCCACGCGTGGGATCACATCATGGACGGGGCTGCAAAATCAAAGCTGAGCTGACCGTGTGTTCAGAGTGGCGCCCCCGAGGCTCCGACGCCGCTGTTCCATCGCGGGGAAAACTGCTTTAACTGACCTCAGAATGGCGCTGAAGCAGCTGAACCTCGTCGTCCGAGGGCGAGTCCAAGGCGTCTTCTTCCGCGCGTCGGCCCAGCGCGAAGCCAAGCGGCTGGGGTTGACGGGGTGGGTGAAGAACCGCAGCGACGGCTCGGTCGAGATGCTGGCCGAGGGTGAAGAGACGAGCATTCGCGAGCTCTACGGCTGGGCACAAAAGGGTCCCAGTGCGGCCCGCGTAGATCGGGTGGACACGCGATGGCGCAGCTTCAGCGGCGACTTTCCCGATTTCCGCATCGTGGACTGAGCAGCGTTGCTGCTCTGGTGGTGTCGCTCGCGACACTGCTGCCGTCAGCTCACGCTTCCTCCCCGAGCGCCGAAGCCCCCGCTGCGCCGCGCCACGATCGCGCACTCGCAGCGCTGCCGGAGGTGCCGAAGATCACGCTGCCGGAACCGACCGCAACGGACCTGGAAGATCTCGATGCGGTCCTCGCACGCATTCGTAGCGACGACGCCACCACCCGCGAGTCGGCCGCGCCCGAGGTGCTCGAGGCCAAGCCGACCTGGGTTGCGGCCATCGCGCGTCGTATCGACACGATTGCGGACAAGGCAAACCGAGACGACATGCGCCGGGCGCTCGACGATGCACGGGGCAAGGCCCGGACCAGCCAGCGCAAGAAGATGGAGGCCGAGGGAAAACGCGGACGGGTGGAGACGCCGGACTACCTGAGCATCTTGATCGCGGCGGCCCAGCCTGCAAACAAGGCCTGGCAAGATCTCGTGGGGGTCGTGGCGCTCAGTCGCATGCTCGCGACCATTGGCACGGTCGAGGCTGCCCGCGAGCTGATCAACGTACACAGCCGTTTCGGCGATTTCTTGCGGGTGGACGTGCAGCTTTTGCTGAGCAAGATGGGGGACAAAGCGGTCGCAGCGCTGGTCGAGGCACGCCGACACAAGGCGGAGAAGATTGCCAAGTGGGCCACACGTCACCTCGACACGATGGGCAAGGCGATCCCGAGCGAGGCGGTGCAGACCGAGGACCACCAGGTGCTCGCCGACGTTCTCAGGGCCTACGGACGCGTGCGCGATCCCGACGCGGCGCGCATCGTGATTTCGTTCGCCAACACCGAGCGGGCCCAGGTGCGCGAGGCGGCGCGTCAGGCGGTGGCGATGATGGGGGAAGTGGCCGGCTGGCAGCTGCGCGACAGCTACGAAGATCAGCTCGGCAAGAAGCCGCCCCGAGACTGGACCTGGGATCGAACCGCGCGCGAACTGTTCGGTGAGCTCGACCGTCAGCGTCTGGCGCAGGTGTACACGCTCTTCGACGAGGGCTCGAAGGCGCGCGGCGAGGGCAACCTCGAAGCAATGCGGGTGGCCTACGACAAGGTGCTCGCGCGCAACCCCCGCTTCGAGCACAAGGACGAGCTGGCGGACGGTTACTTCGAGTTCGCGCGCAGGAAGCTGGACGACGATCGACCCGCGGCACTCACCGCGCTCCGCCGCGCCGAGCGCCTGACTGGCAACGCCGAAGACAAGAAGCGGATCCAGAGCCTGGCGCTGACGCTCGAGGGTGAAGTCCTGGCCGAGAAGGGCATTGCGGATCAAGTACTCTTCAACCGAGCCCTGGAGCTCGACCCAGACAACGGCCGCGCGAAAGACGCACTCGCGCGCCTGCGGAGGGGCGAAGTCCAGAAAAAGAGCGCCACCGGACGCTGGGGCGCCGCCATCGCCATCGCGGTCGGTGCGCTGTTTGCGCTGCTCGCCATCGCCCTCCGCCGAGGCCGCCGCGACGAAGAGCCGGCGCCGGAGCCGGCTGAGGACGCTCCGAAACCCGATGCTGACGCGGGCACCGAAGAAACCCAGCCCGACGACGACCCAAGTTCGTCAAGACCGGACCGCGACAACGATGACTCCGCATCCGTCGCCGCCCCCAAAGCCGATCACGCCGAACCGGCCAATGACGAACCGGCAATACCGACCGACGCCGACGACCCCACCGAGAAGCCAACCGAAGCCCCAACCCCAACCTCAGCGCCCGGCGACGACGACCCGCCCCCATCGAGCTGACGCCACCCTGCAAGCTGTCAGCTCTTCAGTTCAGAGGATTTACAGGAAGGCCGGAAGGGCAGAAGTAAAATTTCTATTTTTTCTCGGCCCTTCCGTCTTCCTGTGAACTCTCTCTCTCCGCCCTTCAAACCCGGAACTCCCCCCGCGCCACCACGACCGCTGAGCCGCCCACCTCCACCCGCTCGACGCTGTCACTCGTGCCACTGACCCGTGCAAACAGCACGCTTGGCCGTCCCAACTCGGCGCCTTGCTCGATGCGGATCTCGTCACCAAAGGCGAGCCGCCCGTGGCGAGCCAGGTGGAGCGCAAGCGGCCCCGCCGCCGAACCCGTCGCCGGATCTTCGTTCACGCCCGCTTCCGGCGCGAACATGCGCGTTTTGTACTCGAGGCCGGAGCCCGCAAACACACTCACGCCGTGCGTGGGCACCCGGGCAAGCCGCGCAAAGTCCGGTCGCACCGCGGCCACCGCCTCGCGTGACGCGAGCGCAACGTAGGTGTGCACGATCCCATTGTCGTAGGACTCGATGGGGAGCTCCGAGCGCTCGACACCCAGCGCCGCACACAGCTCGTCCGCGGCCTCGAAGGTCTTCCAGGTCGGAATCGGCTGTTGCATGCGGCCGAACGTCACCCTGCCGCCTTCGCGCGTGAGCGCCACCGGTACTTCACCCCTGCCGGTCTCCAGACGCATGTCGTCGACCGTCATCGGACTGCCCAGCACGAACGCCGTGCCGAGCACCGGGTGTCCGGCAAACGGCACCTCGCGAGCGGGCGTGAAGATCCGGAGCTTGGCGTGCCCACCTTGCTCGGCGCGCAGCACGAACACCGTCTCGGAGAAGTTCGTCTCGCGCGCCAGTGCCTGCATCGTCTTGTCATCGACGCCGCTGGCGTTGGTGAAGACCGCGAGTTGATTGCCCTCGAGCGGTCGGTCGGTGAAGACGTCGCACACGACGTAGCGCAGGGTTCGCATGCGCGTCAGTCTAGTCGCGAGCCCGAAGCATCCACCCCAAATGCGCGACGGGCACCGCCGGTCTCCCGGGGTGCCCGCCTACCTGTCGACGCACGAGCGTGCTTCGACGATTCAGCTCTTGGCGCGGAGCGCCTCGACGAGCTCGGACTTGTTCATCTTGCTGCGTCCTTCGATCTTGGCGGTCGCCGCGAGCTCTTTCAGCTCGTCGACGCTCTTGCCGTCCAGACCGTCGGCCGCCGCAGCGGCTGCCTTCGGGGCCTTGGAACCCTTGTCCGCCTTCGCGCTCTTCGCCGGCCTTCCGGACGACGACCCACGCTCGACGAACTCGATCAGGGACATCGGGGCGTGGTCACCTCGACGATGACCGAGCTTGATGATGCGCGTGTAGCCGCCCGGCCGCTTCTCGAAGCGCTTGGCCAGATCCACGAACACCTTCTCGACCAGGTCGATCTTCTCCACCTCGCCGCTGTCCTGCACCGTGCCGAAGCGGCGCAGAAATTGGCCAACCTGGGTCTGGGCCGCGAGCCGGCGCGCGCGGTCCTTCTCGCTGAGCTGATCGTTCGGCGTGTAGGCGACAGCACCCAGGCGCTTGGCGCGGGTGATGAGGCGCTCCGCCAAGCGGCGCAGCTCCTTGGCCTTTGCATCCGTGGTCTCGATGCTCTCGTGAGCCACGAGGTTCGCGGCGAGCGCGCGGAACATCGCCCGGCGGTGAGATGTATTGCGGCTGAATTGCCGCCCTGCTTTGCGGTGACGCATGACTTACCGTCTCAGTTCTGGGCCTGCTGCTGCTTCCAGCGCTCGACCATTTGGGGCCAGCTGTCGAACTTCATGCCGAGGCCGAGACCCATCGTCGAAAGGATCTCTTTGATCTCCTTCAGCGACTTGCGGCCGAAGTTCTTGGTCTTCAGCATGTCCTGCTCGGTCTTCTGAACCAGCTCGCCGATCAAGGTGATGTTGGCGTTCTGGAGGCAGTTCGCCGAGCGCACGCTGAGCTCGAGCTCGTCCACCGAACGGAACAGGTTCTCGTTCAGCGGCTCGTCCTCGCCGACCCGGTGCGTGGTAGCTCGTCTCCTCGGTCTCCTCGAAGTTGATCCAGATCGAGAGCTGCTCTTTCAGGATCTTCGCGGCGAACGCCACGGCGTCGGAGGGTTTCACCGCGCCGTTGGTCCAGACCTCGAGCGTGAGCTTGTCGTAGTCGGTGACCTGCCCGACGCGCGCGTTCTGCACGGTGTAGTTCACCTTGCGGATCGGCGAGAAGAGCGCGTCGATCGGGATGGTCCCGATGGGCATCGTCGGGGTCTTGTTGCGCTCGGCGGGCACGTAGCCGCGGCCGACGTTGACCGTCAGCTCCATCGACAACGGGCCCTTCTTGTCGAGGGTCGCGATGGTGTGGTTCGGATTCAGGATCGACAGCCCGTCGACCAGCTGAATGTCGCCAGCGGTGACCAGACCGGGGCCCTCTTTCTCGAGGCGAACCGTGTAGGTGCGCGGCGACTCGGCCTTGAACACCACCTCTTTGAGGTTGAGGATGATGTCGCTCACGTCCTCGACGACGTCGGGGACGGTCGTGAACTCGTGGAGCGCGCCCTCGATGCGGACGGCCGTGATCGCGGCGCCCTGGAGCGACGAGAGGAGCACGCGCCGGAGCGAGTTGCCGATGGTGATGCCGAAGCCGCGCTCGAGCGGCTCACACGTGAACTTGCCGTAGAACTCCGAGGAGCTGTCGGTCTCGATGTGGATCGCCTTCGGTCGAATCAGATCGCGCCAGTTTCGACTCATCATTTGGGTAATCATGTCGTGCCTCCTTCGGGTTCGGAATTAGCGCGGCTGTCTCGATCCAGCGAGGAAACCAGCTTCCTCATCCAGCTCCGCAGCCTGCCCGCTTGGGTTGGCCTGTCGGCCCAGCAATCAGCGTGAATAATACTCGACGACGTACTGCTCACGAATCATCGGCTCGTTGAGCTCGTCGCGCACCGGCATGCCCTTGAACACACCGGAGAAGTTCTCCTTGTCGACGTCGATCCAGCTCGCCCGCTGTTTGTTCTCGGCGGCGGCGAGCGCGGCAGCAACGTAGGCGATCTTCCGGCTCTTCTCGTGGAGCTCGATCTTGTCGTTCGGCTGGACCACGTAGCTCGGAATGTTGACGTGTTTGCCGTTGACCAGGATGTGGCTGTGGCGCACGAGCTGGCGGCCTTGACGCCGGCTGACGGCAAAACCCATGCGGTGCACGACGTTGTCGAGGCGACGCTCGATCAGGCCGAGCATCTCCTCGCCGGTGCGGCCCTTCATGCTGCTGGCCTGGGCGTAGTAGCCCGAGAACTGGCGCTCCAGCAGCCCATAGATGCGGCGCATCTTTTGTTTCTCGCGCAGCCGGAGGCCGTACTCGCTGAGCTTGATGCGGCCCTGACCGTGCTGGCCGGGCGGATACGGGCGACGGGTGACGGCGCACTTCTCGGTGAAGCAGCGATCACCCTTCAAGTAGAGCTTCCCGCTCTCGCGACGGCAGAGTTTGCAAACAGGACCAAGGTAACGTGCCATGACTTCTCTTCCTCTGCTCAGACGCGCCGACGCTTGGGCGGACGACAACCGTTGTGCGGAACCGGGGTGACGTCGCGGATCAGCGATACCTTGAAGCCGGCACCCTGAAACGCACGCAGCGCGCTCTCGCGGCCAGCGCCCGGACCCTTCACGAACACGGCGATGGAGCGCATGCCGTGCTCAGACGCGCGACGCGCTGCCTCTTCGGCGGCGAGCTGTGCCGCGAACGGCGTGCTCTTGCGCGAACCCTTGAAGCCGCGGGAGCCGGAGCTCGCCCACGACACCACGTTGCCGTTCACGTCCGTGATCGTGACGATGGTGTTGTTGAAGGTGGACTTGATGTGCGCGATGCCTGCCGCGACATTCTTCTTGACCTTCTTCTTGGTAGCGCGCTTCTTGCCAGATCCTGCGGTGCTCATGCTGCGGCTTCTTTCGCTCTATTCAGGGTTCACGAACGGCGCCCAGCGGCGCCCTTGCGCGGGCCCTTGCGAGTGCGCGCGTTGGTGTGTGTGCGCTGCCCGTTGACCGGCAGGCCTTTGCGGTGACGGAGCCCGCGGTAACAACCGAGGTCCATCAGGCGCTTGATGTTCTGCTGGATGTCGCGGCGCAGATCGCCCTCGACCTTGTAGCCTGCCTCGATCGTGTCGCGGATCGACTTGACCTCGGACTCGGTCAGCTCGTCGACCTTCTTCTCGGCCGGGATGCCTGCCTTCTTGCAGATCTCGACCGCGTTCTTGTGACCGATGCCGAAGATGTACGGCAGGGCGAACGCAATTTGCTTGCGGCGGGGAAGATCGACTCCGGAGATGCGTGCCATGTTCGGTTACCTGCTCAGCCTTGACGCTGCTTGTGGCGGGGGTTCTCGCAGATCACCCGGACCACACCTTTGCGGCGGACGACCTTGCACTTTTCGCAAACCTTCTTGACGCTGGGACGGACTTTCATGGCGCTACCTGCCTCGTTCTCTGAGTCAGAGCTTTCGGGTGACGTGGCCGCGACTGGGGTCTTGGCTCGAGAGTTTCACTCCCACTCGCGAGCCGGCAATCAGCCGTACCGTCGAGTGCCTCGCCGCGGAGGAGATGCTGGCGCGCACCGTCCTGCCGTCGTCGAGGTGAACGCGAAACATTGCGTTCGGTAACACTTCCTCGATCACTCCGTTGGCTTCCGTATCTCTTCGTTTCGGGCTTTCCTCCGTCACCGCTCGAGCTCACTCTGGATTCGGGCGGTTACCTCGTCTGGAGTTCCGACGCCGTTGATCCGGCGGAGGAGTCCCAACTCTTCGTAAAACGGCAAAAGTGCCGCCGTCATCGCGTCGTACTCATCGAGTCGCTGCTTGACGGTTTCCTCCTGGTCGTCGGCTCGGTGTTCGAGCTCGGCACCCAGGGGCGGGGGGTTATACTTCAGGTGGTAAATTTGTCCAGACCGCTTGTCGATGCGGCGGAGCGTCGCCCTCTCGACCAGCAAATCCCGGGGAACATCGATCTGGAGCACATACTGAAGGGGTGTTCCGCGTTTCGACAGCAGCACCGCCAGGGCCTGGGCCTGGGGCACGGTCCGCGGGAAGCCATCCAGGATGAAACCCTGCTTGGCATCGTCGGCGTCGAGCCGTTCGTCCACGAGACCGATGACGACCTCGTCCGGCACGAGCTTGCCGGAGTTCATGAAGGTCTCGGCTTCTTTGCCGAGCCGCGTGCCCGCCGCCCGCGCGGCGCGCAGCATGTCGCCGGTCGAGATCTTCGGCACTGCGAAGCTCGTGGTCAGGCGATCCGCCTGAGTGCCCTTGCCGCTAGCCGGCGGCCCCACCAACACCACTCGCATTGTTACCTCCGCCCCCCGTTCAGGCGGGCCTCCGCCCGCTGAGCCGTGTGGTCTGCGGACCCGTGAGCCCCTCGTAGCTTCGCGTGATGAGGTGAGCTTCGATCTGGTTCACGGTCTCGAGCGCCACACCGACGACGATCATCAAGCTGGTGCCGCCGAACTGGAAGGGCACCCGAAGTGCCTGGGCAATCACGCTCGGAATGACACAGATGGCCGCGACGTAGATGGCCCCACCCACGGTCAGACGGGTGAGCACGCGGTCCAGGAACTCGGCGGTCTGTTTGCCGGGCCGAATGCCGGGGATGTTGGCTTGCTGTTTCTTCAGGTTGTCCGCGACGTCGACCGGCTGGAACGTGACGGCGGTGTAGAAGAAACAGAAGAAGATGATGAGCGCGGCGAAGAGCACGTTGAACAGCCACTCGCCGCGGTTCAAGTGCGCCGAGAAGGTCGCCATTCCGGGCACGTTGAAGTTGGCCAACGTGGTCGGGAAGAGCAGCAAGCTCGAGGCGAAGATCGGCGGGATCATGCTCGCCATGTTCACCTTGAGCGGCAAATGCGCGCTCTCCCCGCCGTAGATGCGGCGCCCGACCTGACGCCGCGCGTACTGGATCGGGACCTTGCGCTGCGCGCGCTCGAAGAACACGACGATGGAGATGGAGATCAGCATCACCGCGAGCAACAGCGCGACGGTGAGCGGCTGCACGTCTCCGCCGCTGGCCTGCCAGTAACCACCGATGGCGCCCGGGGCGCCGCTGACGATGCTGGCGAAGATGATCAGCGAAATGCCGTTGCCGATACCCCGTTCGGTTGCCTGCTCACCCAGCCACATGATGAGGGCGGTGCCGGTCGTGAGGGTGATCATCGTCAGCAGCCGGAAACCCCAGCCGGGATTGGCCACGACGTCACCAAAACGCCCTCCGCCGATGTCGGCGTCGTTGAGACCTTCGAGGTAGAGCGCGACGCCAAAGGACTGAAAGCTCGACAGCACGATGGTGCCGTAGCGGGTGT
This sequence is a window from Myxococcales bacterium. Protein-coding genes within it:
- a CDS encoding PhzF family phenazine biosynthesis protein — encoded protein: MRTLRYVVCDVFTDRPLEGNQLAVFTNASGVDDKTMQALARETNFSETVFVLRAEQGGHAKLRIFTPAREVPFAGHPVLGTAFVLGSPMTVDDMRLETGRGEVPVALTREGGRVTFGRMQQPIPTWKTFEAADELCAALGVERSELPIESYDNGIVHTYVALASREAVAAVRPDFARLARVPTHGVSVFAGSGLEYKTRMFAPEAGVNEDPATGSAAGPLALHLARHGRLAFGDEIRIEQGAELGRPSVLFARVSGTSDSVERVEVGGSAVVVARGEFRV
- the rpsD gene encoding 30S ribosomal protein S4 produces the protein MARYLGPVCKLCRRESGKLYLKGDRCFTEKCAVTRRPYPPGQHGQGRIKLSEYGLRLREKQKMRRIYGLLERQFSGYYAQASSMKGRTGEEMLGLIERRLDNVVHRMGFAVSRRQGRQLVRHSHILVNGKHVNIPSYVVQPNDKIELHEKSRKIAYVAAALAAAENKQRASWIDVDKENFSGVFKGMPVRDELNEPMIREQYVVEYYSR
- the rplQ gene encoding 50S ribosomal protein L17; its protein translation is MRHRKAGRQFSRNTSHRRAMFRALAANLVAHESIETTDAKAKELRRLAERLITRAKRLGAVAYTPNDQLSEKDRARRLAAQTQVGQFLRRFGTVQDSGEVEKIDLVEKVFVDLAKRFEKRPGGYTRIIKLGHRRGDHAPMSLIEFVERGSSSGRPAKSAKADKGSKAPKAAAAAADGLDGKSVDELKELAATAKIEGRSKMNKSELVEALRAKS
- a CDS encoding GAF domain-containing protein, whose amino-acid sequence is MALAADPKPGERSPSELAAALSRAERVSAALREVGVAIGTTLELDELLELILDRVTELVEADRATLYLLDETKNELVSRFVVGQNVRSIRLKVGHGIAGTVAQTGKPFRINDAYGDTRFERQWDQLTGYRTTTMLAMPLKNHLGRTIGVIQVLNKKDGAEFTLEDEALLNALSTQAAVAIDNSRLFLSLIQKNKQLLDTKDQLERKLRDLELLFDLERATANAQSIEELITGALSRLAAACGARGAAIMLAEEDSGDLVEYAFDSTAAEPLSRRGVKAGEGVLSTAMEQEQPIRLVSAKDDPRWHKQLALGISFEVEPVLALHLEGDGAALGSIGLFGAAGAPPFTDEDLYLVRLVSANVSTAVRLFLANRAREVSERLTTIGKLLSQVIHDFKTPMTVISGYTQLMAEADETEQRAEYAEEILKQFDILTAMQREVLEFARGERTIFIRRVFLKKFFADLTRQLGHEVDGRAVELELEIDTKVVARFDENRVARAIHNLARNAIEAMAEHGGRLTISAGLDGSDLVVAVRDTGPGIPKQIEGRLFQSFVTAGKAGGTGLGLAIVKKIAEEHGGSVLVNSSAKGTEFQLRLPQDDGKDSAPPAAKASKSRGAGRGQTPKTNQ
- a CDS encoding (Fe-S)-binding protein — protein: MKRTLALLDERRAALETCGYCPKLCRAACPVSEAEPRDSLTPWGKMSLAWFAARGDVEPDAELALTAWACTGCFSCREQCDHKNEVAHTLGHARAEYRALGLAPAASEAVLAGFEQTRKQTSAALESLRKEPGVNETNETALLLGCEYTRELPAEARSAVAVAVRLFGGVRLVDGCCGLPLLLAGDPGGYRANVERLRASVAGAPRFVVLDPTCALALSELGPKTLVELAGARLGAFNQVPRLARTPVRYQDPCKLGRGLGIYDAPRQLLARALGRSADEFARNREDSLCSGGGGLLPETMPEVASRITERRLSEHRELGGGLVVTACASGLKRFRNQGVDAVDLMSVLEESSRPSDGSS
- the yccX gene encoding acylphosphatase, with the protein product MALKQLNLVVRGRVQGVFFRASAQREAKRLGLTGWVKNRSDGSVEMLAEGEETSIRELYGWAQKGPSAARVDRVDTRWRSFSGDFPDFRIVD
- a CDS encoding HAMP domain-containing protein; this encodes MVRLSPRPGRRTVATRVLLSYALVTFAFALSAGWGVFAQRSAATEADLMRRGYLPLSLALRDLVANQDTWNTQLNHITTARNPTDKRVWFETSLRIGRPKTFGEVRASISRAFASSGDESVRAVGVDLSREASAIEDFLAQDRELLGRLFDALDRGDAKRADNLRDELVTRGAQGKKRMSQLEQRVAQNVDSLLDAARTRERLAIRLLLALSGFTLLVGVLMAFYARRVLKPLAAVTDRAKSVARGDLRPHPVVPSKDEIGELATTFEGMVAAIARANEQLLSSERLATIGKMAAHVTHEVRNPLSSIALNVELLEEDLGEREDTKEAVTLLRAIKNEVERLTQLTEQYLSVARRQPLRLEEEQIDELVNEACVFMSGDLRRHGVELNIDIEEALPAVRVDEAQIKQALFNLLRNAREAMPNGGEVTLRVRRASGGGLDVTVDDEGSGMDEATRTHLFEPFFTTKGHGTGLGLAITRQIIEAHGGSIACEARREGGTRFWLHLPPRDEASPPPPASEA